The sequence GTTCACTTGCTTCAGCTGCTTGACGTTTTTCATCTTCAGCTTGCTGTAAACGTGCACCAAGAACAGACATAGCCTGTGCTCTATTTTTATGTTGTGAACGCTGATCTTGACACTCAACAATAACGCCTGTTGGTATATGTGTGATACGGATAGCAGAATCGGTTTTATTTACGTGCTGACCACCGGCACCAGATGCACGGAATGTATCAACTTTTAAATCTGAAGATTTTATCTCAATCGCTTCTGCTTCAGGGATTTCAGCCATTACAGCGACAGTACATGCAGAGGTATGTACGCGACCTTGTGATTCAGTTTCTGGAACACGTTGTACTCTGTGGGCACCAGATTCAAATTTCAATTTACCGTATACATCATCACCTGTAATATGTGCGATTACTTCTTTAAAACCGCCATGGTCGCCTTCATTAGTCGTTACAACTTCTAACTTCCACTTTTGTGTTTCTGCATAACGGCTATACATGCGGAATAAATCACCTGCGAAAATAGCCGCTTCATCACCACCAGTACCTGCTCTTACTTCTAAAAATACGTTATTTTTATCTCGTGGATCTTTAGGGAGCATTAATACTTGCAATTGGTCTTCACATTTTGTGACTTCTACTTTAGCCGCTTTAAATTCTTCTTGCGCCATTTCGCGCATATCTGGATCAGAATCTTTAAGCATTTCTTCAGCAGTTGAAATATCTTCACGCGCTTCTTTAAAAGCTAAAAATGTTTTTACAACTTCTTCTAACTCAGAATACTCTTTAGACAGTTCACGAAAACGATTTTGATCACTGATCACTGAAGGGTCACTTAATAGTGCTTGAACCTCTTCATAACGTTCTTCAATTGTTTCTAACTTATGATAAACCGACTCTTTCATTTACTTTAACTGCCTATTCTTTTTTTGATGATTAATCATCTATACCTAAAATATTTTTTAATTGGACTAACTGGGCTAGCTGCCCATCTTCAGCAGCCAGTTTAATAGAACGCGTAGGTGCGTGCATTAAACGATTACTTAATTTATTAGCCAATTCCAATATCACTTTTTCAGCAGGTTTTCCTGCTCCAAGCTGTGCTGTTGCACGCTCTACTAATTCATTTTTGATACCATTAACTTGCAAGCGGTACTCGCGAATTAAGTCAACAGAATCAAGTGATTTGAGCCAAACTTTAAATTCAGCTACTTTCAAAACAATAATTTCTTCAGCTTCTTCAGCAGCTTTTAGTCTGCTTTGCACATTTTGATTTACAATTGCTTGTAAGTCATCAACCGTATATAAGTAGGCATCATTAAGTTCGCCTACTTGGCTTTCAATGTCTCTTGGCACTGCAATATCGACAAAAAGCATTGGCTTGTATCGGCGTGCTTTTAATGCTTGCTCTACCACACCTTTACCTATTATTGGCAAAGTACTTGCTGTTGAACTGATCACAATATCAGACTGTATCAATTGTTCAGGCACTTGTGCTAAAGAAACAATATTAGCGCCAAATTCATCCGCAACAGTTTGTGCGCGTGCAATAGTTCGGTTAGCTACGGTCATATTTTCACAACCATTTTGTTGTAAATGCCGCGCAACTAATTCTATTGTCTCACCTGCGCCAATTAATAACACCTTAATTTTATCTAATTTACCATAAATATGCTTTGCAAGACTTACTGCGGCATAAGCAACAGATACAGCACTGGCACCGATATCTGTTTCTGTCCTGACTTGCTTTGCAACAGAAAAGGTTTTTTGAAATAAACGCTCAAGTAAAACACCCACGCAAGATTGGTTTTTTGCATTTTGATAAGCTTGCTTGATTTGGCCAAGGATTTGCGGCTCACCTAATACTAAGGAATCTAACCCACACGCAACACACATTAAATGTGAAACAGCCTTTTCGTTTGTATAACAATATGTATGTTGGCTTAATTCTGTCTCGGTTAAATGGTGAAAATCGGCTAACCAAGCTAATAATATTTGGGAATTATCGCTCTCAAGGCTACAATAGATTTCGGTTCTATTGCAGGTAGAAACAATCACAGTCTCTAGAAACTCTGAAGAATTAAGCATTTGCTTCAAAGCGAACTCGAGTTGTTCTACAGAAAAAGCTACTTTTTCTCGTAAATCTACTGATGCTGTTTTGTGATTAATACCTAGTACAACCAGATTCATAAAAAAAAGACCTATTAAACGATATTTATAATTGTACACTTTCTAAAGTGCGCAATAGAACTTATAAAAAACGAATTTTACGAAAATCATTCGAATAAGGAAAGGAAGGAACACAAATAGATGCGATTATATTTGATTTTGCTCATGTTTTTTTTATTTATTTCGGGCTGTGTCAGCACAATACCCGATAAGCAGACCATTTTTTCTGATTGGCAAGTCCATTTAGATAATCAAGATAGCTGGAAAGCAAACGGTAAATTGGCTTTTATTAGTAAAAAAGAACGCCATTCAGCTAATTTCACTTGGCAAAATAATGGAGGTAGCAGCACGCCTGATTATAAGCTAAAGCTCACCACTTTCATTGGTACTCAAATATTGTCTTTAGTGCAAACAAATTCACATGCGCAGTTAGACTATGATAGCAAAACTTTTAGAGATAAGAATGCCCAAAACATGTTAAATCGTCTCACTGATTTATCTTTCCCTCTTAATGATGCGCCTAATTGGTTAAAAGGTCGCCCAGACAGTGCACATATTAAATATGATAACTTCGAGCGTATTATGTTAGCCACAATTGAAGATTCTCAGGGCGATACTTGGCAAGTGACATATAACAATTATGTAAAAAATAATGGTGTATGGTTGCCTACTAAACTTAATTTAGAAAGAAACGATCTTAAAATTAAAATGCAAATTCATTCATGGCAGTTCAATTAATGCAAATAGATACAAATATGACTTTTATCGCCCCCGCAAAATTAAATTTATTTTTACATATAAATGGACGCCGCCCAGATGGCTATCATGAGCTAGAAACTTTATTTGTATTTTTAGATTATGGCGACCATCTAAATTTTGAAGTCACTAATAACAAAAAAATCACACTTATTGATGGATTATGTGATGTACCACTTGAAGATAATTTAATAATCAAAGCCGCTAAAGCATTACAAAATAAAACGAACTGCACTTTAGGTACAAATATTTCATTAGATAAAATATTACCTATGGGCGGAGGTGTTGGTGGCGGATCATCAGATGCAGCAACAACGTTAGTTGTTTTAAATATATTATGGCAAACAAATCTATCAATAGACACGCTATGTGAAATAGGCATTAAACTTGGCGCTGATGTGCCTGTGTTTATTAAAGGGGAAGCATCAATCGCACAAGGCATAGGCGAAAAGCTCAAACCTGTGAATTTAAAAGAACAATGGTATGTTGTTGTTCATCCAAACATACATATCAGTACAGCTAAAATATTTAACCATCCAGACCTCCCTCGTGATACTCCAAAGCTCAAAGATGACTGGCAAATGTCTAAAATAGACAATGATTGTGAAGAATTGGTTAAAAAATACTATCCTGAGGTTGATCAAACCCTCCAGTGGTTGTTAAAATACGCACCGTCGAAAATGACAGGCACAGGCGCATGTTGTTTTGCTAGCTTTAAAACACAAGCTCAAGCACAAAGCGTTCTGGAGGCTTTGCCTAATTGTTGGCAAGGTTTTATAGCCAAAAGTGCAATGATTTCGCCTTTACATAAGCAGATCAGCGCAAAAAAAATGTAACATACCCGACCGTTTTGTAGCTTTATATCAAAGTTTAAACTTTAATATAAATTATATTCGGTAAACCCAATAGTCAGTGCCTGAGGAAATCTACTGTGCCAGACATGAAGCTCTTCGCCGGTAATGCAACACCTGAGTTAGCTCAAAAAGTTGCCAAACGTTTATATATTGAAATGGGACAAGCGGAAGTAGGTCGTTTTAGTGACGGTGAAATCGCAGTTCAAATCAATGAAAATGTACGTGGTTCGGATGTATTTATTATCCAGTCTACTTGTACCCCTACTAATGATAACCTAATGGAATTAATCGTTATGGTTGATGCGCTTCGTCGTGCATCTGCTGGTCGTATTACAGCTGTTATTCCATATTTTGGTTACTCTCGTCAGGACAGACGTGTACGTTCTGCTCGTGTTCCTATCACTGCAAAAGTTGTTGCTGACTTTTTATCTAGTGTAGGTGTTGACCGTGTTCTTACGGTTGATTTACATGCTGAACAAATCCAAGGTTTCTTCGATGTTCCTGTTGATAATGTTTTTGGTACGCCTGTACTGTTAGAAAACATGCAACAGAAATCATTTGATGATGTTGTTGTTGTATCTCCTGATATCGGCGGTGTTGTACGTGCGCGTGCAGTCGCTAAATTATTAGATGATGCTGACCTTGCTATTATTGATAAACGTCGCCCTAAAGCAAACGTTTCTCAAGTAATGCACATCATAGGTGATGTTGCTGGTCGTGATTGTATTATCGTTGATGATATGATCGATACTGGTGGAACATTATGTAAAGCTGCTGAAGCATTAAAAGAGCATGGCGCTAAACGTGTTTTTGCTTACGCTACTCATCCAATCTTATCAGGTGCAGCTGCGGAAAATATCCGTAACTCTGTAATTGATGAAGTTATCGTAACAGATTCTGTTCCTTTAACTGATGAGCTAAAAGCAATTGATAAGATCACTGTATTAACACTTGCAGACATGTTAGCTGAAACGATACGTCGTATTAGCAATGAAGAGTCAATCTCTGCGATGTTTGATCAATAATAAAGTCTTATTACGATAAATTCTTTATTAAGCGCTGATTAATCAGCGCTTTTTTTATTCCTAATAATAATACCCTTCCTTTTAAAAACCTTATTGAATAAAAACATTACATTTAATTTTCAGTAGTGTTATCATTGCGCGCCGATTTTTGGTGGGCTCTTTGGTCGCGAAGAGTTGAAACATAAATTTAAAATATATTGGAGACAATAATGTCTAACGAAATCTACACATTAGATGCTGAAGTACGTGCTGACCTAGGTACGAGTGCGAGCCGCCGCCTACGTAAAGAAAACAAAGTTCCAGCTATCCTTTACGGA is a genomic window of Pseudoalteromonas sp. '520P1 No. 423' containing:
- the prfA gene encoding peptide chain release factor 1, giving the protein MKESVYHKLETIEERYEEVQALLSDPSVISDQNRFRELSKEYSELEEVVKTFLAFKEAREDISTAEEMLKDSDPDMREMAQEEFKAAKVEVTKCEDQLQVLMLPKDPRDKNNVFLEVRAGTGGDEAAIFAGDLFRMYSRYAETQKWKLEVVTTNEGDHGGFKEVIAHITGDDVYGKLKFESGAHRVQRVPETESQGRVHTSACTVAVMAEIPEAEAIEIKSSDLKVDTFRASGAGGQHVNKTDSAIRITHIPTGVIVECQDQRSQHKNRAQAMSVLGARLQQAEDEKRQAAEASERRNLVGTGDRSDRIRTYNYSQGRVSDHRINLTLYKLHEIMAGDLGAVIDPLVLENQADLLAAMGEQ
- the hemA gene encoding glutamyl-tRNA reductase, producing the protein MNLVVLGINHKTASVDLREKVAFSVEQLEFALKQMLNSSEFLETVIVSTCNRTEIYCSLESDNSQILLAWLADFHHLTETELSQHTYCYTNEKAVSHLMCVACGLDSLVLGEPQILGQIKQAYQNAKNQSCVGVLLERLFQKTFSVAKQVRTETDIGASAVSVAYAAVSLAKHIYGKLDKIKVLLIGAGETIELVARHLQQNGCENMTVANRTIARAQTVADEFGANIVSLAQVPEQLIQSDIVISSTASTLPIIGKGVVEQALKARRYKPMLFVDIAVPRDIESQVGELNDAYLYTVDDLQAIVNQNVQSRLKAAEEAEEIIVLKVAEFKVWLKSLDSVDLIREYRLQVNGIKNELVERATAQLGAGKPAEKVILELANKLSNRLMHAPTRSIKLAAEDGQLAQLVQLKNILGIDD
- the lolB gene encoding lipoprotein insertase outer membrane protein LolB, producing MFFLFISGCVSTIPDKQTIFSDWQVHLDNQDSWKANGKLAFISKKERHSANFTWQNNGGSSTPDYKLKLTTFIGTQILSLVQTNSHAQLDYDSKTFRDKNAQNMLNRLTDLSFPLNDAPNWLKGRPDSAHIKYDNFERIMLATIEDSQGDTWQVTYNNYVKNNGVWLPTKLNLERNDLKIKMQIHSWQFN
- the ispE gene encoding 4-(cytidine 5'-diphospho)-2-C-methyl-D-erythritol kinase → MQIDTNMTFIAPAKLNLFLHINGRRPDGYHELETLFVFLDYGDHLNFEVTNNKKITLIDGLCDVPLEDNLIIKAAKALQNKTNCTLGTNISLDKILPMGGGVGGGSSDAATTLVVLNILWQTNLSIDTLCEIGIKLGADVPVFIKGEASIAQGIGEKLKPVNLKEQWYVVVHPNIHISTAKIFNHPDLPRDTPKLKDDWQMSKIDNDCEELVKKYYPEVDQTLQWLLKYAPSKMTGTGACCFASFKTQAQAQSVLEALPNCWQGFIAKSAMISPLHKQISAKKM
- a CDS encoding ribose-phosphate pyrophosphokinase yields the protein MPDMKLFAGNATPELAQKVAKRLYIEMGQAEVGRFSDGEIAVQINENVRGSDVFIIQSTCTPTNDNLMELIVMVDALRRASAGRITAVIPYFGYSRQDRRVRSARVPITAKVVADFLSSVGVDRVLTVDLHAEQIQGFFDVPVDNVFGTPVLLENMQQKSFDDVVVVSPDIGGVVRARAVAKLLDDADLAIIDKRRPKANVSQVMHIIGDVAGRDCIIVDDMIDTGGTLCKAAEALKEHGAKRVFAYATHPILSGAAAENIRNSVIDEVIVTDSVPLTDELKAIDKITVLTLADMLAETIRRISNEESISAMFDQ